The region TTGGGTGAATATATATGACCTACATTATGCTTGTGATCTGAAACAGGTTTGTATGTATTCACAACTTTCTCCAGTTGTTGTACTTGTCGAGTAGGCTGAGCTGCTTTTTTAATTGATTGTAGTTTTAGTTTCATATAACAATTATCTGCATAAGGTCGACATTCTAATTTCTGTACAATTTTGCCCTCCATGTAGAGtttttcagattcaggaacaaCTGAATCAGTTGATCcagctgaaatatttttcattttctaaattttggtataaataaataataaaatgcgAAATTAATGAATGGAAGCTAAGAGAGGAATGATAAAgacaaatataaataatatacttGTAAGGTCAGATTCACTAATGAATATGGACATGTTAGTTCTAACAAATATTATTTGATCAAGTGAAAGCAAATTCACAAATCACAAAACAACGTTGTGAATTTTACACTATATTTTATTCCCTTGTAGAATATATCAAGTCCTTAACACTTTCGCGGCCACAAATGACCGACGATGAAAAATTCAGTCGGGCCACGGCGGTCAACACTGACTGATCTCAATCGAAAGGTTTGTATGGTCATCACGCTTATTACGACAAATAGCATAGTTCAGATGCATATAGTGATGCGAGTCGTAACTTGCAAGAATGACCGCTGACTATACGTCGAAATAATATTCCTACAAATTGCACCGCGGTCATTAGTGACCGGTCTctttattttgtaaaaaatgaagtaaatgaaaataaatcgatATTAACTGAAACAGACTGAAGTAATCAATtgaaatatatcgaaaaaaattttttggacatttttcatcaaatgagcTTGGCCgtattaaaatatgaaaaaaaaataaaaatggcaAACTTGAATCCAGATCGCCTGCACCAAAAGTATCATACACTTTCATGCAAGCTATTTCTGGTAAGTACATGATTATGTTGatcatattggaaaaaatatattcaaaaattcataactcggaAACTATAAGTACTTGGACCTTTTGATAGAGAATTTTGTATTCAGTATCAGTGCAGCAATAGAAATTTCCAATTTCAGTGTGTATGTGTTGTTAAGTTTCctagaaataaatttcaatttcctttaatttttttgctttAAAAATAACTTTGGAAATAAGGACTTACAAATCAGTTCAATAATCCTCCTAAAAATATGTAAGATATTAATTCGGAAAACTTAGAATAGTAGAGCCTAAAGTATGAAGGTTAAGAACAAGTTTAATTAATTACATACAAAAGTCCTTTCTGGAATTCCCACTGCTCAATGAATCAGTCTGTATATTATCATGTGCCCATGTTTATGCACTGGGTGTAAGATATCTATTTGATTAATATaagaatgaaattaaaataatgatGCATTTTTGACTGGATTCTATGTAAGCTCATGATAGCACTAAAAGGGATACTTTCACAGCTCAGATTATCTTTCACTTAGTAGATATGACGCCCCATGGAATATGTTGATGGGATTTAATTATTCACTTATATTcattatgaagaaataaataaacctTCAAGACTAgatcaaattttttgacattttacagaaaaaataatatattttaatattattttctacaACTTTGGGATTTGACATGAATCAGTTCAGTCAGAGTTACTGAAAGAAATGATACCTACTTACGTATAACATGAGAAAAAACTCCCAAAGTTTGCTGAGTTACAGTTGAAACATCTAACCGATGATCTTTAGGAATTGCTTCTTCTCCCTCTTCTTGAATATTCAGAGTTGCAGAAGATAAGGTTAAAGATACCTGAGGTTTCTCTCCAGGTGCcctataaaaattcaattacaattAAATATTTCAAGGTGAAATAATGCACACTATTATATTCACATATAAAAAGGATTGCTGTTTATAATAAACttactttgttattttaagttTTCCAACTTCTATCTCACTTGCTGCTTTTTGCCACCTGTTAGCAAcatattttggtagtttcacgAGCCAAACACCTCTGTTGGCATTAGACAAATCTAAGTCTCTATCGAAATGAGGATTATCTTTGGACATTTTACTTTGAAactgaagatgaaaaaaattcgtATCAACCTATACTAAtaagtaagatgcatagaaaacctggtgtgtctacttgtacctgtaaaactttcagacaaaacgggagatttttcagatttatatctacttgatttcgagcatagacctaatatccatggatattaggtctatgatttcgagagatcgcggtctgtttcagatggcgcatacatcgtttacatttgacatttctctcaattctcgactcttgtgaaccaagggcgtagatcttttttttcttggggaggaataatcgaaaaaaaaatttttgacgataaCTTTTATTCaaatctgtaatgttagaaagagaaatttgataatgaagtttgaaccaaattactcgaaataatttttgttgttactaattcggttgttcttaccttatactgggtgttctcaaataagagttacgaaggaaaatgagaaattacttggataattttgagaaaaaaaagttttatgaatatgagcccacaaacgctttgctttcaatatacaggttgtttctagtgtgtcgtacagtttatcaaatattttttaatcttcgctacagattaggtgaataaataccaaaacttaaaattaatgtattcattagagcttactagctggatctttataataatttggattttcctgaggattactagagattttttctcgaaatcgatagcagatacgacaaaactataagcgCGTTCGGTTATTACCTCGGACCGCTCGAACTTGTCTGAACCGTtcgtttattacatccagattgAGGGGAATACACATCTGGAGCGTTCGGCAAAGATATCTGAGCAATCAGATGTCAATCTTTTTCGTCGGACGTTTTCGACCTAGCAAAACGATTTTATCCACAGAGTTATAATAGCTAGCCTGTCcggaaacagatcgaatgaaattgaccctacgtataacataaattcataaaatctcgaataactcttgaattattgaatttgggagcataatcatagctgctttccagtcaggtgcgtgtcaccccggggctcggcgcactagagcttcgagcccttgctatgagtggaacgcgccaaaacgaaactgtcaaattcaacgtaaacaaaccagcgttctACCACAGACTAAGTAATCTGTGGTTCTAccacagactagtaatctgtggttctacagctgtctcgtactttatgcgaggtcttctttctctctcacacaTGTGAGGGCTCGAAGCCCCGCAAATGCGGGGGGTGCTTCAGAggaaaggggaaggtaacgcgagggctcgacgccctgtttactggaacactacaagtgcgcttcggagctgtaccgaggagctcctgacgttggctggaaagcacctCATGTTtcgacactacccttattttttaccgtaaaaTCCAacgaaattacaaaaaaatcgggttctaatttgaaaatcgaaagttatgagcaaattttgttcacaatttttagcacaatatttgaaacacactgtgatgatatttccaGATAGtccaagatatgcacgatattcctacatcattctagtttgagaaagtgaattgagtatactcgtaggatattcacagtaaaaataattcacgtaatagtgactatggaaattctctctttttttcggtttttccttaaaattttgaaaactataaggactaacgcaataatttcaggaaagagtaattgaaaatagaaatcttgataatatctaagatataaaa is a window of Harmonia axyridis chromosome 2, icHarAxyr1.1, whole genome shotgun sequence DNA encoding:
- the LOC123673169 gene encoding general transcription factor IIF subunit 2, whose translation is MSKDNPHFDRDLDLSNANRGVWLVKLPKYVANRWQKAASEIEVGKLKITKAPGEKPQVSLTLSSATLNIQEEGEEAIPKDHRLDVSTVTQQTLGVFSHVIPGSTDSVVPESEKLYMEGKIVQKLECRPYADNCYMKLKLQSIKKAAQPTRQVQQLEKVVNTYKPVSDHKHNIEYMERKKAEGKKARDDRDAVMDMLFNAFEKHQYYNIKDLVKITRQPITYLKEILKDVCNYNLKNPHKNMWELKPEYRHYKQPETTKKDEDIDD